From one Candidatus Woesearchaeota archaeon genomic stretch:
- the gyrB gene encoding DNA topoisomerase (ATP-hydrolyzing) subunit B, translating to MPETSYKAEDITVLEGLEAVRKRPSMYIGDTGIRGLHHLVYEAVDNSVDEALAGFCTEILVTINTDGSVTVDDNGRGIPVDIHKQYNKSAVEIVLTKLHAGGKFDKKTYQVSGGLHGVGISCVNALSEWLEVEVKRDGHIYYQKYERGNPLLELQKKGETSQKGTKVTFKPDNLIFPETEFNYETLATRLRELAFLNKKVKITIEDKRTLAKDTFYYEGGLKSFVEYLNRTKTKLHDIIYLERQKDNIGIEIALQYNETYQETLFSFVNTINTHEGGTHLVGFKTALTRVANNYAKDHGFLKGDINLTGEDLKEGLTCVISVKIPEPQFEGQTKTKLGNSEVKGIVDSMVTDKLATFFEQNPEAAKIVVQKSILAANAREAARKARELTRRKTILGGSGLPGKLADCQEKDPAKCEIFIVEGDSAGGCFSGDTKVALTDGRNLSFKDLVNEYNQGKKNYCYTILKNGEIGIQEIKNPRITKKNTEVIKLVLDNNEEIICTSDHPFMIKDGSYKKAEELSKLDSIMPLNRKLSELGKNITIKGYEMVFQPNSNKWIFTHLLADKFNLEKGIYTSSLGDCRHHIDFNKLNNDPNNLIRMKKQEHLEYHQRLVHKTLLKKEVKEKLRILRKTEEFRKKISERMKQPKTRQILSKNTRLQWENEEYKKYMTKKFLEFYHSNKDYQKKNKELLNKLQKEYWSKKENKTAQSKRIQEYFKKNAHKKVELSKKAIVQWNNPTLKQWRAKKTKEQWTQEFREKRKKAYNKVYFENTMKLIKLIYDDSGNLESYDNLRIKLNNKNLLSYQTLLKRFFDNQPEKLQEALKLYNHKIKRIIALNQKMDVYDIEVPETHNFALASGVFVHNSAKTARTRETQAILPLKGKILNVEKARLHKIIANDEIRTMITAIGTGIGEEFDLTKARYHKIVLMVDADTDGAHISTLMLTFFYRYMNQLIESGYIYKANPPLYKISKSKKNYYAFSDDELNKLLSEIGKDSTNIQRYKGLGEMNPEQLWETTMDPDNRILKQITVEDAVEADQLFSVLMGDEVEPRREFIQKYAKEVKNLDI from the coding sequence ATGCCAGAAACTAGCTACAAAGCTGAGGATATAACAGTCTTAGAAGGACTTGAAGCTGTTCGTAAAAGACCTAGTATGTATATAGGTGATACAGGCATAAGGGGCCTTCACCATTTAGTCTATGAAGCAGTAGATAATAGTGTTGATGAAGCATTAGCTGGCTTCTGTACAGAGATTTTAGTTACTATTAACACAGATGGCTCTGTAACGGTAGATGATAATGGTAGAGGTATTCCTGTTGATATTCACAAACAATATAATAAATCTGCTGTAGAAATTGTTCTAACAAAATTACATGCCGGTGGAAAATTTGATAAAAAAACTTATCAGGTCTCAGGTGGTTTACACGGCGTTGGTATTTCTTGTGTAAATGCGCTTTCAGAATGGCTTGAAGTTGAAGTGAAAAGAGATGGGCATATTTACTATCAAAAATATGAGCGTGGAAATCCTTTATTAGAATTACAAAAAAAAGGAGAAACTTCACAAAAAGGAACTAAAGTTACATTCAAACCAGATAATTTAATTTTTCCAGAAACAGAATTTAATTATGAAACACTTGCAACAAGATTAAGAGAATTAGCATTCTTAAATAAAAAAGTAAAAATTACTATTGAAGATAAAAGAACTTTAGCAAAAGACACATTTTATTATGAAGGTGGATTAAAATCTTTTGTTGAATATTTAAATAGAACGAAAACAAAATTACATGATATTATTTATCTTGAAAGACAAAAAGATAATATTGGAATTGAAATCGCATTACAATATAATGAAACTTATCAAGAGACTCTATTTTCTTTTGTAAATACAATTAATACTCATGAAGGTGGAACTCATTTAGTTGGCTTCAAAACTGCCTTAACAAGAGTAGCAAATAATTATGCAAAAGATCATGGATTTTTAAAAGGAGATATTAATTTAACTGGAGAAGATTTAAAAGAAGGTTTAACTTGTGTTATTTCTGTAAAAATTCCTGAGCCTCAATTTGAAGGACAAACAAAAACAAAATTAGGAAATTCAGAAGTAAAAGGCATAGTTGATTCTATGGTTACTGATAAGTTAGCTACTTTCTTTGAACAAAATCCAGAAGCTGCAAAAATTGTAGTCCAAAAATCAATCTTAGCTGCAAATGCAAGAGAAGCTGCAAGAAAAGCAAGAGAACTAACAAGAAGAAAGACTATTCTTGGTGGCTCAGGTTTACCTGGAAAATTAGCAGATTGTCAAGAGAAAGATCCTGCAAAATGTGAGATCTTTATTGTTGAAGGAGATTCAGCAGGTGGATGTTTTTCAGGAGATACAAAAGTTGCTTTAACTGATGGAAGAAACTTATCTTTTAAAGATTTAGTAAATGAATATAATCAAGGTAAAAAAAATTATTGTTATACTATTCTAAAAAATGGAGAAATTGGAATACAAGAAATAAAAAATCCTAGAATTACTAAAAAAAATACAGAAGTAATAAAATTAGTTTTAGATAATAATGAAGAAATAATATGTACTTCAGATCATCCATTTATGATTAAAGATGGTTCTTATAAAAAAGCAGAAGAATTATCAAAATTAGATTCTATCATGCCTTTAAACAGAAAACTTTCTGAATTAGGAAAAAATATCACCATTAAAGGATATGAAATGGTCTTTCAGCCAAATTCAAATAAATGGATATTTACACATTTGCTAGCTGATAAATTTAACCTTGAAAAAGGAATCTATACTTCTTCCTTAGGTGACTGTAGACATCATATAGACTTTAACAAACTAAATAATGATCCAAATAATTTGATTAGAATGAAAAAACAAGAACATTTAGAATATCATCAAAGATTAGTACATAAAACTCTTCTTAAAAAAGAAGTAAAAGAAAAATTAAGAATTCTTAGAAAAACCGAAGAATTTAGAAAAAAAATAAGTGAAAGAATGAAACAACCAAAAACAAGACAAATTCTTTCAAAAAATACAAGATTACAATGGGAAAATGAAGAGTATAAAAAATATATGACTAAAAAATTCTTGGAATTTTACCATTCCAATAAAGACTATCAAAAGAAAAATAAAGAATTATTAAATAAATTACAAAAAGAATATTGGTCAAAAAAAGAAAACAAAACTGCTCAATCAAAAAGAATTCAAGAATATTTCAAAAAAAATGCACATAAAAAAGTGGAACTTTCAAAAAAGGCTATAGTTCAATGGAATAATCCAACATTAAAACAATGGAGAGCGAAAAAAACTAAGGAACAATGGACGCAAGAATTTAGAGAAAAAAGAAAAAAAGCATATAATAAAGTTTATTTTGAAAATACAATGAAACTAATAAAATTAATTTATGATGATTCAGGAAATTTAGAAAGTTATGATAATCTAAGAATAAAATTAAACAATAAAAATTTACTCAGTTATCAAACGCTTTTAAAAAGATTCTTTGATAATCAACCAGAAAAATTACAAGAAGCTTTAAAATTATATAATCATAAAATAAAGAGGATTATAGCCCTTAACCAAAAAATGGACGTTTATGATATAGAAGTTCCAGAAACTCATAATTTTGCTTTAGCTTCAGGAGTGTTTGTGCACAATAGTGCAAAGACTGCAAGAACCAGAGAAACCCAAGCAATTTTACCTTTAAAAGGTAAAATCCTAAATGTAGAAAAAGCAAGATTGCATAAAATAATTGCAAATGATGAAATCAGAACTATGATTACTGCAATTGGTACAGGTATTGGTGAAGAATTTGATCTCACAAAAGCAAGATATCACAAAATTGTTCTTATGGTTGACGCCGATACAGATGGTGCGCATATCTCTACTTTAATGTTGACTTTCTTCTATCGTTATATGAATCAATTAATAGAATCAGGCTATATTTACAAAGCAAATCCACCTTTATATAAAATCTCAAAAAGTAAAAAAAATTACTATGCTTTTTCAGATGACGAATTAAATAAACTCTTAAGTGAAATTGGAAAAGATTCTACAAATATTCAAAGATATAAAGGTTTAGGTGAAATGAATCCTGAACAACTTTGGGAAACAACAATGGATCCAGATAATAGGATATTAAAACAGATTACAGTTGAAGATGCTGTTGAAGCTGATCAATTATTCTCTGTATTAATGGGAGATGAAGTTGAACCAAGAAGAGAATTTATACAAAAATATGCAAAAGAGGTTAAAAATTTAGATATTTAA
- a CDS encoding HAD family hydrolase: MGTIAFDYDGVIVDSLQAAYLVWKKTSEELNAPIKIRTLEQFRNFSKNDILAMLKDLGLPEKDLKENLSKQKEIYLKVMQIHSPKLFSCIDQVLSKLYEKYELIIISGANQKIIEQKLKNYKLNNLFSYVQGIIDFNKVKPNPYHINLAMKKVNVHPEKVIYLGDTIEDIQAAGIGNIIACSYGFGSKQDLEKEKPHFIADSPLDILSKIKEIEYAN; the protein is encoded by the coding sequence ATGGGAACTATAGCTTTTGATTATGATGGTGTAATTGTAGATAGTTTACAAGCCGCTTATCTAGTTTGGAAAAAAACAAGTGAAGAATTAAACGCCCCAATTAAAATAAGAACCTTAGAACAATTTAGAAACTTCTCAAAAAATGATATTCTTGCTATGTTGAAGGATTTAGGTTTGCCCGAAAAAGATTTAAAAGAAAATCTAAGCAAACAAAAAGAAATATATCTCAAGGTTATGCAAATTCATTCACCTAAATTATTTAGCTGTATAGATCAGGTTTTATCAAAATTATATGAAAAATATGAATTAATTATAATAAGTGGTGCTAATCAAAAAATAATAGAACAAAAATTAAAAAATTATAAGTTAAATAATTTATTTAGTTATGTACAAGGAATTATAGATTTTAATAAAGTTAAACCTAATCCATACCATATTAATCTTGCAATGAAAAAAGTTAATGTTCACCCTGAAAAGGTTATTTACCTTGGAGATACTATAGAAGATATACAAGCAGCAGGAATAGGTAATATTATTGCTTGCTCCTACGGTTTTGGTTCTAAACAAGATTTAGAAAAAGAAAAACCTCATTTTATTGCAGATAGTCCATTAGATATACTCTCAAAAATCAAAGAAATAGAATATGCCAACTGA